The following DNA comes from Pieris napi chromosome 18, ilPieNapi1.2, whole genome shotgun sequence.
CTAAAACTTGTTCTGGTCGTACTTACTTCTCAATGACATTAGCGTAGAGACCAATGTAGAGGAAGAGCTGGTCAGACGTCACAAGAAGGAAGCAATCACCGCGGTTTACGTTTGTATGGATGGGCTCCACGAGACGagtctgaaaaataaaaataaaatattattatcattccATATGAGGAGAATAAAAAGGTATAGCGGGGAGGATTTGAAAATGGagacaaatggaagaatttGAAGAATGCCTTCACTCCGTCGGAGGTCGTGTacaatatacacatatatatatatatatatatgtatgctAAACATAATGACATGTGTGTATtcgaatttttataattatttattcaagttaATTTAAcatcaatttattttgtagagattaataattacaatttcgCGCAAATAATTtccattcaaataatttatcatatcgaaactttaatttgaaaataagtaagtaatcggaaatttgtgaaaatttcaaacaagaaataaaataaataaaagtaatattttaggCAAGTAAGTAAGTTATCTGCTTTCTGTGTCAAACACACGCCATGGTATTTGGGCTCTATTAAGATGATTTCCTTCACTATAGACCGgaattaaatgcgcacatttaGCGAAACGTCAAGTAATATCTATTAAACaaggtatatttaaataattaatttccatCCTCACCTGAACTCGCCGTCTGCCCTTAACGTGTAACAGCATCAAGGCTTTGATGCCTTGATTTGGAACATTTGTGGCCGAAGCACTACGTAACGCCACATTTGAGAAGTCTTCCTTACTGGCAAGAGCCGCTAGAGCTTCGGCAGCCAGCCCACAGTTTCCTGTCACTGAAATTACCATGCTTTGTTAGAATTAACCTAACCTCTActtcattgatttttttttataggcaagtaggttttcagcctcctatgcctgACTCAAGACGTCGATTTTTCTGACGGATTCCTAAAGAGTTCTTCTTTTATCTTTTCAGCAAgggttaattgcgcacatagaagaTACATTTACTTCAACATCACCATAATGAAACCTTTACTTACGAAGTAGACTGGTACACTTTTtttacaggaggcaaacgggcaggaggaaaacgggcaggaggcaaacgggcagaaggaaaacgggcaagaggaaaacgggcaagaggcagacgggcaggaggcaaacgggcagaaggctcatctgatgttaaccGCGCTGCCGACCTTTTTACACACGTTTATATGGGTATGTTATGAATAGCAAAAactaattacaatataaaatttcaccATCATTATCAACAATGTGAAACTTTgagaaagtttttttttttaaagaacaaaaGGCAAACGGGCTAGAGGCTTATCTAATGTTAAGATATAGCCGCCCATGAACAATCACACTGAATAAGGCTAGCAATACATTGCCATTAATACGCCCTAAAAGACTCAACTCAAATTGCTTGTAAGATAGtgcaatgggcagctggtccCAGTATTTTATAGATTTGATATAAGTTTACCTTTCTCTTTAAATAGCGCGTCCCGAGTGGTGAGCGAGAGAGCGCGATACTCCTGTCTCAAGTCGGTTCGAGCCGCGAGAGCCTTCAGCGGGTTACGAGACGCCACGTGACGACGTTCACGTTTCGCGCGACGTGCGTATTGGCTGGACAACctattaacatattaaaaattacgtaaaataaaagTCGAAATGcaagttttattttcatactcATGGATTGTTcaatcatttatttgcaaagtcACACAAGTAACAACGACAACACCTAGGTATTTTGATATgtatattagtatattatactAACGAACTGAGAGGTTTCTAAGGAttggaatattatttatcttttttggACTAAAAGAAAGTCTtgcaatttttgaaaaatatttagatcTTATTCacttgacggctcattggtgtagtggttagtacccctgactgcgaatccatgggtcccgggttcgattcccagctgagacaaacatcgatgtgatgagcatttggtgttgtgcttaggtcttgggtgtttaaatatgtatttatatgtctatctatctataatatgtatgtatatccgttgcctagtacccataacacaagcttcaccagcttagcatgggactaggtcaattggtgtgaattgtccaaaaaaaaaaaaaaaacttacagcTGTCTTGAAGCACTATCAATAGCATCGAGATCTATATCCAGCTGTTCAAATTGTTTCTCCTGCTGCTGAAGAGGCGCGAAGAATGCGTGGAAGGTCTCATCATCAGCACGTGGTACGTGAACGGGACATCCTGGTTTCTCTGCGCCGGGCGATAGTTCTTCTTCTAAAACACGGAAATTACTTCTTAGTGAAAActaatatattctttaagtTGTATCACAATTAATGACTAATGCCCGTATTCCAGAACGTCAATCAAaacttaaatgtatataatatattctcaAGACCTGTACACCAGTTATTCTGTATGAggtttgacatatttgacagcgcGTAATTTGAGATATGTTTTAGAATAGATTTAactgacttaaaaaaaattaagacatAAAAAACTCACTTTCATCCCGACTGATATTTTCGCTGACCGAATGACTTCTTTTAAAGGACTCACGGTCTGGCTTTGGTGACTCCTTTGACTTAGCATCAACCACTGCACTCATAACCGCACAAGACGCAGATCGGAGAGGTCCCGATGCAAACCCATTGGTGGGAGATGTTGGTGCTTTACGAGATCTGaaaaagttttcatataattttaattttatcaaccGTAACTATGCCTAATCGTCAAACTGTTTCATGAATGAATGAAAATGAATTACTAAATAggcgtttttaaatttaatatcgcATTTGGCCTCAACACAGAACAATACATATATGGTAACCATAGTTTTAATTTGGACAACATAAGACCCAGTCAATATATATGGAACTAATCCGAACTTCTATCAAAAATACGCAATCGAACTGTCAAAAACTGACATATTATCGTAGCACAATTACCacagttaatatatatacttagtTTATGACAGTTGACAGCTCGTCAGCATCTGGCCATCAAAATGGCGTTACAATAAACATCAATAACACATCAATTACGTAAATAAGCCGATAAAGCTCACATTACTCGATATGGGAATTTACACGAGGTCAATTTAAGGAAATACCAATTAAGACGTGACATAGTGCAACAGAACAAGTATAGTGGTTATAACATTGAGCCTTTTAAGGTGTTATTTCTCAGTTGTGTTGAATCAGACATTCCGCttgtcatttaaattattttacactaggcttataataattatatattactgcAGCGGAATACTAGTTTATATGTAAGTTCtaaaagtttaatttcttacgtctacaaatattaatagtaacgctttaaaaacgcaaaaacatattttaaaccgCTATTGACTTAATGAAGTGTACATCGTAACGATGACATTGTATGTCaaactttttgaattaaatatttcgaaatgtaccatagattaaaaataaatattacactttgtttagtttaattatagaAGCAGAAAGCTCtgactaaaaaataataatagaatcgCTGAATGATCCACATTcaaataagtatataaaacCTCTTATTGTAGAACgtcaaacttaaatctagtaACAACAGCTGTCACTAGGATGCAATTGTGACTTATGACACAAATTGGAATACGGGTACAAGTTTTAAAGTTACCTGAATCTGTTAGGTGGTGGCACTGCTGGGGTAACAACAGGCGTTGAAGGAGTTGTAGCGGGCGGTGTGTTTAAGGGCGGAGGTGTGACAGGTGGCGTCACCTTGTCTCGTTCTAGCCGGCCTGCCACTGTAAACATCGTCGCATCGCTTTGTGGCACGCGTTTCCTCCATTCCTGTGGGTAGACAATCAATTAGAatactgttaaaaaaatattgacgaTCGACACGTAATAAAAGCTACAACAATCAACCGTATATTTCATATTCTACTCCTAAAGTATGACAGGTGATAGTCTAAAGACTAAAAAGTCAAAGAAAATCTGTTAGCCTTAAAGATCATAAAagtttaagatttatttatttatttccttatttcctattattagatatttataaattttaaataaagtatattatatacgcTTATCATTACttagtttccaataaaaaactgaaTCATATCAAATCGCATTCAACCACAAAGACCTGTAAAGCGACACCAAAACAGTGGGCATTTAATACATGGTCCAATATGCGGTCACTGAGTCATTGGGGTGAAGGTTCGAATTACTCACAAATGTAATATCTACTGACAAATATTTCAGAGTCAAAGACCTTAAACCGGTTAGAACCTTAAACGCTGGACAAAGGGTTAAGTACTCTAACAGCCTTTTACGTTAATCCAGACTTACGAGCTTTAAATGGGTAACAAAGTGTGTTTAGATTGAGAAAGCTTCTGAAATGTGagcattaaatttatattatttatagagattaaatttatttatagagaAGGAAGCAAGGTAATTTTCAggtcaaattttaatttttgcaataaaaataataaaaaaaataaaaaacattgaatcgaaattaaaatttaatcactAGTAATCGTTAGATGAATCCATtacttacattatattttcttagctacaattgaaatatttaattgttgtatcgtaattttaatataatctcTGTAAAATTAGCCACtgccaatttaaattaaaaataattcacggaaacatttaactaaatacaGGAACTTAAATTCACTTTCGTCCTTATTAATTAACGCTTATCtacaattaatattgaaatcaATACAAGGTAACGAATTCTTGATTGGCGAaggatattttaaaacagGAGACGTTATGAAACACAGGAAGGGATTGTTTGAAGGTGACGAAAGAACCAGTATACGCCttgatatttacaattatctgTGTTTAAGGACTTTGTAGTAACTTGTGGTTAAGGCTAAGGCCAAGTCGTATGTTTTTTGGTTTGACTGCAGATCACGAGGTGTTAGGTGAGGCGAGAGTTATAATAACTCAGAAATTATTAATGGATAAATTAGTAACTTGACGATGTTCTTACACCGTTTTAGTAACGTGGTGTTAGAACTTCGAGAAGAGCAGATAAAGCTCTCGATAGAAACTACTACGGACGTATTGAAGATCCGTCCCAATGCCATTATGAAATAGAGAGTGCACAGCTGACACAGGTacattataatgtaataagtTTATAGAACTGCCTCGGCCGAATGAATCGGTTTGAAGGGCATGCAGTTATGTAACAACGTCTGTTCCTCTTACATCTATAGTCTATAATGTCGAATAAAATCCAAATCAATAGCTAGCGATCACCGCCACCAATATTAAACATACCCTTATAAATTGGTGCCTAGCAAAGAAACCGTCTCCCACTTTATATTGACAAAAGGTAGGTATTAATGTAAGGGTTAATTTGACGTGAGAAGTCAGTCAGAGCCTGAGATAACTTTATAAGAGACACTTTAAAGCAAAGTAAACACCTGATCCTATTGCGGCTAGACAAGGGACCTTGCCCAAGTTGTGCATTTGCGCTTGGCATATTATACTATGATATGTTGAATGATGCAGCTTCTCTTTTGCGACATTAAAAATGAGAAATTAGGGAATTCGTGTATTGCTTGAAGACTAACGTttcgttattaattattattattaatttattttttgttatagcaATCAACAATGACgccattttaaattaacataaaatgtTGTGTGTCTAATAAAGATTACATCAAAATCTGTGTAGGCGTTTAACGAGTTTGATAATTATGtccttataaatataataacaaagagCGCGATTCTCGAACCTGTGATCGTgcgtataaattatttgattttttatgtgaGCAATTACTGCCAACCATGACAATTGCAGAAGGAAAATTTTTATGatagattttgactgtaattacaattgtctttggtttataTTAGAACAcatatataaatgatatttttttacaaatttataacaaaaacctcaaAAGAACCTCGAGGACAAATCAATTCGTTCAAATTAACTTTGTTCTTGTTTGTGAGCCATATTCTAAAAACTCACCTCGGGAGCAACGTAGGCAGCCAGGCAACATTACTAAATGCGGACAAATGTGGTGAATTAACACGCGCCAATTCAGACACACCACCAGACTTGCCCAACGGTCCCACGCATTCCACGCGCCACATTATTAGTTCTGAACAAAGACCACCCGCTGCAAATTGATCGTCCGTCGGAGCTACGTCTCTCGCTTCATCtgtgaattttattaatattttagcaTCGCCTCCAACTTCGCAATCTTCACAGATGGTGAGGTAAGTAAAAAATTTCCTCGGCCAAGATCAAGGCACTTCGTACGATTAAAAAAGAGaagttagaaaaataatagagaGTTTGAAAGAAAGGAAAGACTGGTGTTAATAACGTTAATTGAGGGATCATAATATTGGTATATTATACCATAGAGCCAAATTCGATAGGTGTACAGTGAGATTTTTACTGTcacgatatttatttataaaatcttgccaacgctcggcactcTGATACAttgtacaagaaaaataaaatacaatatttaatgtgacacGCACTTAAacacacaaacaaaattttttttctaaaaactaAGGGAAAGGGAAAATCGATTTCAAAGTGcaggggagcaactatggatatccagatcTAGCTTGCTTATCAGAATACTCAATATGGCTATCGGTGAGTTTTGGCCAAAATGGGATGATGGTATACCTGATATCAGGTGCTGCGTTAAACACAACTCGTAACGGCTAAAGTTTTCAAGGTACGctacaaaagttttataacACTTTAGCAATGTCAAATTATCGTCTACAAAATCTCTGTTGTTTAACGTGTAGTTTTTCTGAGGATGATGTAAAGGAAATAGTATACAGGGTGAGCGCCACCTTCAGTTGATTTTTATGACTTACCAGATATGTTGTGGTGACTCGTAGTGAGCAACAAAGGTAATACTGGATGGCACGTGATGTCATTCACTCTAAACCTGTGACCTGATGCTCTTGAAGCGTGACCAATTGACAGTACCTAAAATAGGTTAATTTATATCTTGCAggcaattttcaaataaaaatagaaaataaaagatCTAGAAGAGAAAAGACAGGGGCAGGTATGTTTTGGCATATGTTTCTGTGATagtttgacgactcattggtctagtggttagtacccctgactgcgaatccatgggtcccgggttcgatccccggctgagacgaacatcgatgtgatgagcatttggtgttgtgcttaggtcttgggtatttaaatatgtatttatatgtctatctatctataatatgtatgtatatccgttgcctagtacccataacacaagcttcaccagcttagcatgggactaggtcaattggtgtgaattgtctttaaaaaaaaaatagtttatcgTACCAGGGAGATTAGGCTTTACACAATTTCGTTGCTCCGGACCAATAGACTAGCTCGATCCCTGAAAAATACCTAGACCTAAAAGTATGGAAGTTAGAAGTCCTTACTTGAGAAAATTTAGATTTATCGTCGAAAGTCAACTGCCATAGATTGAGTGTCCCATTTGTGTGGTTAGTGACCATAGATATCACAGGAGCCGACTCTAAAACATCACTGTCTTGATTCTCTATAACTTCGGTTGCGACACTTGTTTTCCTTTTCATATCGTTGTTATTCTCTTCTCTTGCTCCTAATATGGTTAtcaaataactaataaatttatttatataggagGATGGATTTTAAATCATCACaatcaaagaaaataatgcaattttatatttaacgttacgttaattaaagttacgatctcaattatatttaaaaaatattataattctatACCTAAGCCATTATTAGGTATTAGatataaaacacaattaattatttttgacatgGACAAAACATTATGTTATAACTTGCCATTTTCTTGATTTTCCGCATTTTGATCATTTTGAGGCCATTCATgttcttctttttcttcttgAACACTCGCTAGTGGCGTGGTAACTGTTTCTGGCTGTTGGcctagatatatttaaaatcgaattaaatacatttatattttttatatattaaaacgaaTTACATGTTAATGAAGTAAactttacacaaaaaaaatccgATATCTTTTGATTTAAACTATGTAAttgcagatttttttataaacataacgTTAACGGCTGGGTtacttaaaaagtttgatgaatgtatttattaattgcacCTGTACAAGACAAAAGCAATAGATTAGAAGCACCGAACCCGAACATTCATTTTggattttattgctattttatCCGGGAATTCCAACTAAGAacgtcattatattttaataactacgAATTACGGAGTCGAGTTAtacagtataaataataattattatcaatactGCTTAgagaaataacattttgttcgAGTTACTAAGTCTTAATCATTCGAGATACCGCGTATTTAGGTGTTCAGCGGATGGAAATGGCGatcgacttaacgaggttgGAGTTACAAAAATTCCACAGTACTTacatttctaaatatttcagaaTTATGATATTTAATCTTCTTcttgatatatataaaaaatacccgAGATTCGAAACTATATGATGAGCTTATGAAGGCAGAATAATTGCtgaatatttgataaaaccaAGAACATTCTGGAATCTTACCAGTATTAACCGGTTTTGTCCTATGTCGCACGTAGAGCGGTTGGGCCGCCGCGTGGTAAAGTGCGGCCGGCGTACACATGGTAGTAGCGTCTCCGAGAGGAAACGCAGAAGGTATTCGTGCCGAGAAGGACACTTGGGCTTGCCGTATTGCACCCGCTTGTAACTCATCTAGCCACTCACATACCCTGAAAGggttaattgtaattttacacgattatttttaaatttcatatttacgAATTTTGAAGTTTGAACTTGAAGTGTTCCTTGTTTAACAAAAAACGCAAATGATCTTAGTAGTACAaagtaatgtattattttaaaatattaataataaaattttaactttcaGGCTGTACCAAGTCTATActgctgaaaccactaggaaAACAGTGCTACCACTGTTTCCTTAGTGGTTTCAGCGggcgactttcatccctgagatcataggtttgatccccggctgtatgCAAATGCATTTTCTGCCTATGTGCGCACCTAACATTCGcacgtacggtgaaggaaaacatcgtgacgaaACTGGTATATCTCGAATGACATGTGTGAGACAGgcggctgatcaccaactcgtttatgaaataaaaatgatcaaacgGATAtaatctgaggccaaggccCATACAGGGATGAAGCGGCACTGGATTATCATTACTGTCtcaagtatatatatttgtaagaaCGTTTAATGTGTAGTTTTACTAGATAAGAAAATTGTGATATTTCTAAGCtgtatgtttcatttcattagAACACTGTAACACTTTTAACATATCACGCAAGGgcatgaaattaataaaataaataatgtcatGTAATAAAGTCTTCATTTCATCCAAGAAAGAATATGTATAGAGAGTAAGATATGATACATAAATTAAGGTATTTTggaataagaataaaaaaactcACCATATAAGAAAACTGCCATCCACAGGGTGTATCGAGAACAGTAGATCGGGGCTTTGATGCCAATCTCGTAACAATGCTTCTATTTTGGCGTCCAGGGAGTCCGGTAAATGTGTACACGTCACATCCGTCGCTATCGAGTTGATGGACGTCGTATTAGAAAGGCTTGGGTGACTGTTGCCATTtcctgtaattaaaaattgtttaattttccaAAGGTTATCAAAAGCAAACTATACGTTAATATAttaggtataaataataaaatagcgCCAATTACaagctttttaggtctgggcctcagatttctgtatgtatttcatgatcatttgtcagtctaataggcaacctgttacctgacacacgccgacgactttttgggtctaagacaagccggtttcctcacgatgttttccttcaccgtttgagagaatgttaaatgcgtgcatagaaagaaagtccaatgGTGCACAGACGGGGATCAAAtatacgacctcagggatgggagtcgcacgctgaagccactaggcaaacACTGCTCAATATCTTACCTATACGtacttatgtaattataaagaTTACTCCAAAAGAAGCCCCTTGAACCCATTTCATAATTTCGACAACAAACATTCCTTTTAATGTATgtacttgttttatttttgtgccTTACCagtgattatttaaaaaaaactaaccatAAAGgaataacgaaaaaaaaaatttctgaCCAGTTAATTTTCCACTAGTTTTAAAAtacgaataatttttatttttatataataatttttgttggtattaaaataaaaaaattagacaCCTGATACAAATTTGTATAAGGTCCTAGTGAGATGATTCGTGCCTATTACTAAAGCGTTGAAGCATAGTTACCTGCTTGTTCATCACTATTGCTGTTGTCTTCAGACAGTCCTTTAGTCAAATGTTGACTGGGTCGCCTATGTCCTACTTAGCAGCATGAAATAAGCATTCAAATCGAAGCACAATTCTATTACATAAATTCCATTACTACGCTTTTACGCTAACAGCTAACcagttttgataaaattaagattttgtCTTCGTACTTTGACGCAGACTGAAAGCTTCCCCTACTGCGTATCTACTTTATAGATCCTATAAGAAATACACTATAATCGACGCATTATGAACTGATGCTTCGGGCATATTTATCTGTCTGTCTCGCTCGCACTTGCAGG
Coding sequences within:
- the LOC125058194 gene encoding dmX-like protein 2 isoform X3; translation: MPKGSVGNVLVTSCVDNICRVWAETLLPEDEWGGCVTPHSRSPPRRQRATHRHKHRFMQRLKHMKTCFHIRRTAQSSKQPGAPIPTLPSTYSAHDFHNSYHATSYTAGLHFHLAASINAETDIPLVPSLSGGGRFILHWLHNKEMHFTSQAEAILHDLTKKILDKEETEEGGSASDQTQPDGENHERHRRPSQHLTKGLSEDNSNSDEQAGNGNSHPSLSNTTSINSIATDVTCTHLPDSLDAKIEALLRDWHQSPDLLFSIHPVDGSFLIWVCEWLDELQAGAIRQAQVSFSARIPSAFPLGDATTMCTPAALYHAAAQPLYVRHRTKPVNTGQQPETVTTPLASVQEEKEEHEWPQNDQNAENQENGAREENNNDMKRKTSVATEVIENQDSDVLESAPVISMVTNHTNGTLNLWQLTFDDKSKFSQVLSIGHASRASGHRFRVNDITCHPVLPLLLTTSHHNISDEARDVAPTDDQFAAGGLCSELIMWRVECVGPLGKSGGVSELARVNSPHLSAFSNVAWLPTLLPRNGGNACHKAMRRCLQWQAG
- the LOC125058194 gene encoding dmX-like protein 2 isoform X4: MPKGSVGNVLVTSCVDNICRVWAETLLPEDEWGGCVTPHSRSPPRRQRATHRHKHRFMQRLKHMKTCFHIRRTAQSSKQPGAPIPTLPSTYSAHDFHNSYHATSYTAGLHFHLAASINAETDIPLVPSLSGGGRFILHWLHNKEMHFTSQAEAILHDLTKKILDKEETEEGGSASDQTQPDGENHERNGNSHPSLSNTTSINSIATDVTCTHLPDSLDAKIEALLRDWHQSPDLLFSIHPVDGSFLIWVCEWLDELQAGAIRQAQVSFSARIPSAFPLGDATTMCTPAALYHAAAQPLYVRHRTKPVNTGQQPETVTTPLASVQEEKEEHEWPQNDQNAENQENGAREENNNDMKRKTSVATEVIENQDSDVLESAPVISMVTNHTNGTLNLWQLTFDDKSKFSQVLSIGHASRASGHRFRVNDITCHPVLPLLLTTSHHNISDEARDVAPTDDQFAAGGLCSELIMWRVECVGPLGKSGGVSELARVNSPHLSAFSNVAWLPTLLPRNGGNACHKAMRRCLQWQAG
- the LOC125058194 gene encoding dmX-like protein 2 isoform X2, with protein sequence MPKGSVGNVLVTSCVDNICRVWAETLLPEDEWGGCVTPHSRSPPRRQRATHRHKHRFMQRLKHMKTCFHIRRTAQSSKQPGAPIPTLPSTYSAHDFHNSYHATSYTAGLHFHLAASINAETDIPLVPSLSGGGRFILHWLHNKEMHFTSQAEAILHDLTKKILDKEETEEGGSASDQTQPDGENHEIGHRRPSQHLTKGLSEDNSNSDEQAGNGNSHPSLSNTTSINSIATDVTCTHLPDSLDAKIEALLRDWHQSPDLLFSIHPVDGSFLIWVCEWLDELQAGAIRQAQVSFSARIPSAFPLGDATTMCTPAALYHAAAQPLYVRHRTKPVNTGQQPETVTTPLASVQEEKEEHEWPQNDQNAENQENGAREENNNDMKRKTSVATEVIENQDSDVLESAPVISMVTNHTNGTLNLWQLTFDDKSKFSQVLSIGHASRASGHRFRVNDITCHPVLPLLLTTSHHNISDEARDVAPTDDQFAAGGLCSELIMWRVECVGPLGKSGGVSELARVNSPHLSAFSNVAWLPTLLPRNGGNACHKAMRRCLQWQAG